One stretch of Halapricum desulfuricans DNA includes these proteins:
- a CDS encoding SRPBCC family protein, with the protein MATYKRSVRVEAPFEDVWAFHATGDGLVALTPEWMHLQIESERGPDGEPDPDVLETGSTVVSTIRPFGVGPRQRWVSEIVAREHEDDYAMFRDEMAEGPFPRWVHTHSFYRDDGATVVRDFVEYDLPGGPAGRVANPLAWIGLEPMFRYRHRKTKELLEGP; encoded by the coding sequence ATGGCAACGTACAAGCGGTCGGTTCGCGTCGAGGCCCCGTTCGAAGACGTCTGGGCGTTTCACGCGACCGGTGACGGACTGGTCGCGCTCACGCCGGAGTGGATGCACCTGCAGATCGAGTCCGAGCGCGGACCCGACGGCGAACCCGACCCGGATGTCCTCGAGACGGGCTCGACGGTCGTTTCGACGATCCGGCCGTTCGGCGTCGGACCGCGCCAGCGGTGGGTCTCCGAAATCGTCGCCCGCGAGCACGAGGACGACTACGCGATGTTCCGCGACGAGATGGCCGAGGGACCGTTCCCGCGATGGGTCCACACCCATTCGTTCTATCGGGACGACGGGGCGACGGTCGTCCGTGATTTCGTCGAGTACGACCTGCCCGGCGGTCCGGCCGGACGCGTCGCGAACCCGCTGGCGTGGATCGGTCTCGAACCGATGTTCCGGTATCGCCACCGGAAGACGAAAGAATTGCTCGAAGGGCCATAA
- a CDS encoding DUF7510 family protein, which yields MDDTSDDNMAFDVEVRDDRTILTIEGVRDAAVIVRSPDGERIYLPPEDFDAEPTVTGPYSTSPYSTAGESTIPTTTRADQTASSTGDTSRDDTGGPETADNVPSPYSKTTDDAPADDPEYGRTRIPQGIRIVHPDPVTDVRVVR from the coding sequence ATGGATGATACAAGCGACGACAACATGGCTTTCGACGTCGAGGTCAGAGACGACCGGACCATCCTGACGATCGAAGGGGTGCGCGACGCCGCCGTCATCGTCCGGTCTCCCGATGGCGAGCGGATCTATCTCCCGCCCGAGGACTTCGACGCCGAGCCGACGGTGACCGGTCCCTACAGCACGAGCCCCTACAGCACGGCCGGCGAGTCGACGATCCCGACGACCACGCGAGCCGATCAGACAGCCTCCAGCACGGGCGACACAAGCAGAGACGACACGGGCGGTCCGGAGACGGCGGACAACGTCCCGTCGCCATATAGCAAGACCACCGACGACGCGCCCGCAGACGATCCGGAGTACGGCCGAACCCGCATCCCACAGGGTATCCGGATCGTCCACCCCGACCCGGTGACGGACGTTCGCGTCGTCCGGTGA
- a CDS encoding transcriptional regulator: MSRSALVENVIAMLEDAGFLVSDRCAIRPKSFDVAARRGRDTVLVKILGNIDAFDGRTGAEMRRLGEYLGATPLVIGLRTRDEDLKPGVVYFRHGVPVLSPDTAMDLFVEDVPPLIYAAPGGLYVNIDSDILEDARQDREWSLGKLATELGVSRRTVSKYEDGMDASVDVAAKLEELFDAPLTSPVEVLDGADEIRDDEPTPEDPDVDPADEPIVTVLTRVGFDVHPTERAPFKTISEDEHRRRQMLTGHSEFTETAEKRARIMSSVGKVTRTTSVYVVERATRESVDGTALIEEAEMEEIEDADELRDLIRERGEEPTD, encoded by the coding sequence ATGTCCAGATCCGCACTGGTCGAGAACGTAATCGCGATGTTAGAGGACGCGGGGTTCCTCGTCAGCGACCGGTGTGCGATCCGTCCGAAGAGTTTCGACGTCGCGGCCCGGCGCGGGCGGGACACCGTGCTGGTGAAGATTCTTGGGAACATCGACGCCTTCGACGGTCGGACCGGCGCGGAGATGCGTCGGCTCGGGGAATACCTCGGGGCGACGCCGCTCGTCATCGGGTTGCGAACCCGCGACGAAGACCTCAAGCCCGGTGTGGTTTACTTCCGACACGGCGTGCCTGTCCTCTCGCCGGACACCGCGATGGACCTGTTCGTCGAGGACGTGCCGCCGCTGATCTACGCCGCTCCCGGCGGGCTGTACGTCAACATCGACAGCGATATTCTCGAGGACGCCCGTCAGGACCGCGAGTGGAGCCTCGGCAAACTCGCCACGGAACTCGGGGTCTCGCGGCGGACCGTCTCGAAATACGAGGACGGCATGGACGCCAGCGTCGACGTCGCCGCCAAGCTCGAGGAGTTGTTCGACGCGCCGCTGACCTCGCCGGTCGAGGTGCTCGACGGCGCCGACGAGATCCGCGACGACGAGCCGACGCCGGAGGACCCGGACGTCGACCCCGCGGACGAACCGATCGTGACCGTGCTCACGCGCGTCGGGTTCGACGTCCACCCCACCGAGCGCGCGCCGTTCAAGACGATCAGCGAGGACGAACACCGTCGCCGCCAGATGCTGACCGGCCACTCGGAGTTCACCGAGACCGCCGAAAAGCGCGCCCGGATCATGTCTTCTGTCGGGAAAGTGACCCGGACGACCTCGGTCTACGTCGTCGAGCGCGCGACCCGCGAGTCAGTCGACGGGACGGCCCTGATCGAGGAAGCGGAGATGGAAGAGATCGAGGACGCTGACGAACTGCGCGATCTCATCCGCGAACGCGGCGAAGAGCCGACCGACTAG
- a CDS encoding tRNA(Ile)(2)-agmatinylcytidine synthase: MTVVGLDDTDSRTRGMCTTYVAARLAERLRSGGDAVEQTVLVRLNPAIEHKTRGNAALAVHTDADPDRALEAVNAEIGLAETEDPRTNPGVVVGTDPESVPEGVAEFARAAIRTRHDISDARELIERHDFATLSRGNGRGLIGALAAVGAWRAFEEWTYESISYRERDRWGTEREVDRESVFTAADDAYPDAWDTVDRVEEQAVCVPHTPCPILYGIRGDDPEAVESVADRIESEPVARRQLFVTNQGTDAHLAPATIGEAVDGRAYCIDGTVIDGPETRPGGHVFLTIGDGERQLECAAFEPTKRFRDRVRALRAGDELTVCGELSDGTLKLEKFAVRDLRETELTTPDCPECGRSMESAGRGQGYRCRDCGTSADGKVQRPIDRDIEVGWYEVPPVARRHIAKPLVRGGFDGPVHPER; the protein is encoded by the coding sequence GTGACTGTCGTCGGCCTGGACGATACCGACTCTCGAACGCGAGGGATGTGTACGACGTACGTCGCCGCTCGACTCGCCGAGCGACTGCGATCGGGCGGCGACGCCGTCGAGCAGACGGTACTCGTTCGACTGAACCCCGCGATCGAGCACAAGACGCGGGGCAACGCCGCGCTGGCGGTCCACACCGACGCCGACCCGGATCGCGCCCTCGAAGCCGTCAACGCGGAGATTGGGCTGGCCGAGACCGAGGATCCCCGGACCAATCCGGGCGTCGTCGTCGGGACTGATCCGGAAAGCGTCCCTGAAGGCGTGGCCGAGTTCGCCCGCGCGGCGATCCGGACGCGTCACGACATCTCGGACGCCCGGGAACTGATCGAGCGTCACGACTTCGCCACGCTGTCGCGCGGGAACGGTCGCGGGCTGATCGGCGCGCTGGCGGCGGTCGGGGCCTGGCGCGCGTTCGAGGAGTGGACCTACGAGTCGATCAGCTACCGCGAGCGCGACCGGTGGGGGACCGAACGCGAGGTCGACCGCGAGTCGGTGTTCACAGCCGCCGACGACGCCTATCCCGACGCCTGGGACACCGTCGATCGAGTCGAGGAGCAGGCAGTCTGTGTCCCGCACACGCCGTGTCCGATCCTCTACGGGATCCGGGGCGATGATCCGGAGGCCGTCGAGTCGGTGGCTGACCGCATCGAGAGCGAACCGGTCGCACGCCGCCAGCTGTTCGTCACCAACCAGGGGACCGATGCTCACCTCGCGCCGGCGACGATCGGGGAGGCCGTCGACGGGCGCGCCTACTGTATCGACGGGACGGTCATCGACGGACCGGAGACCCGTCCCGGCGGGCACGTGTTCCTGACGATCGGCGACGGCGAGAGGCAGCTTGAGTGTGCCGCCTTCGAGCCGACCAAACGCTTCCGTGACCGAGTGCGCGCGCTCAGAGCCGGCGACGAACTGACAGTCTGTGGCGAACTCAGCGACGGGACGCTCAAGCTCGAGAAGTTCGCGGTCCGTGATCTCCGTGAGACCGAACTGACGACGCCGGACTGTCCCGAGTGTGGTCGGTCGATGGAGAGCGCCGGTCGGGGGCAGGGGTATCGATGCCGGGACTGCGGGACGAGCGCCGACGGGAAGGTCCAGCGGCCGATCGACCGCGATATCGAAGTCGGGTGGTACGAGGTCCCGCCGGTCGCGAGACGACACATCGCGAAACCGCTGGTCCGAGGCGGATTCGACGGACCCGTCCATCCTGAGCGGTGA
- a CDS encoding sugar phosphate nucleotidyltransferase, with protein sequence MDAIVLAGGFATRLWPITRNRPKMFLPIGETTVIDRIFRELEEDDRIDDVYVSTNEEFEDVFAEHLEESPFEKPQLSVEEAREEDEKFGVIGALGELVEREGIDSDTLVIAGDNLISFSLSEFIDSFQNNGATTIAAYDVGNLERATQYGVIDVEDGRVVSFEEKPDDPPSTLVSIACYAFPAKTLGLFETYLSGENNPDEPGWFIQWLLERSPVYAYSFEGAWFDIGTPDAYLDTVEWYLDGGTLVHPDATVENSDLGQNVHVMEGAEVIDSSLERAVVFPNARVKDCRIYSSIVDENTELEEVNLSEAQIGAHTSLAQQQSPPAEWIWEQNRDSE encoded by the coding sequence ATGGACGCAATTGTCCTTGCCGGTGGGTTCGCAACCAGACTCTGGCCGATCACGCGCAACCGCCCGAAGATGTTCCTCCCGATCGGGGAGACGACAGTCATCGACCGGATATTCCGGGAACTCGAAGAAGACGACCGTATCGACGATGTCTACGTCTCGACCAACGAGGAGTTCGAAGACGTCTTCGCCGAGCACCTCGAGGAGTCGCCCTTCGAGAAACCGCAGCTGTCGGTCGAGGAGGCCCGCGAAGAGGACGAGAAGTTCGGCGTCATCGGCGCGCTCGGCGAACTGGTCGAGCGGGAGGGCATCGACAGCGACACGCTGGTGATCGCCGGAGACAACCTCATCAGCTTCTCGCTGTCGGAGTTCATCGATTCCTTCCAGAACAACGGCGCGACGACGATCGCCGCCTACGACGTCGGGAACCTCGAACGAGCGACTCAGTACGGCGTGATCGACGTCGAGGACGGTCGCGTCGTCTCCTTCGAGGAGAAGCCCGACGACCCGCCGAGCACGCTCGTCTCGATCGCCTGCTACGCGTTTCCCGCCAAGACGCTCGGGCTGTTCGAGACGTACCTCTCGGGGGAGAACAACCCCGACGAACCCGGCTGGTTCATCCAGTGGCTGCTCGAGCGCAGCCCCGTCTACGCCTACTCCTTCGAGGGCGCGTGGTTCGATATCGGGACGCCGGACGCGTATCTCGACACCGTCGAGTGGTACCTCGACGGCGGGACGCTCGTCCACCCCGACGCCACCGTCGAGAACTCCGACCTGGGACAGAACGTCCACGTCATGGAAGGTGCGGAGGTGATCGACTCCTCGCTAGAGCGGGCCGTCGTCTTCCCGAACGCGCGGGTCAAGGACTGTCGGATCTACTCCTCGATCGTCGACGAGAACACCGAACTCGAGGAAGTCAATCTCTCTGAGGCACAGATCGGCGCACACACCTCGCTCGCACAGCAGCAGTCGCCGCCGGCCGAGTGGATCTGGGAGCAGAACCGCGACTCGGAGTGA
- a CDS encoding HAD family hydrolase: MTEYDAVLLDLDGTLCEYIRGTEQLLPAAFERVGVEPMFAPEAYVERVDSYADRADSMLERRRLCFADLAAENGYDRALGREVADAYAAERDHSNVRFLDGAVEAVEQLAERYPLAMVTNGGPDMQDPKLETLGLERYLDSLVYAGYEVPAKPDPEPFERALDALGVSADRAVYVGNNYETDVLGAASADLSSILLGEPPADGPVEPMSTVSTPGEIPRALKGSLSDRR, encoded by the coding sequence ATGACGGAGTACGACGCCGTCCTGCTGGATCTGGACGGAACTCTCTGTGAATATATCCGCGGGACCGAACAGCTCCTGCCGGCCGCCTTCGAACGCGTCGGCGTCGAGCCGATGTTTGCCCCCGAGGCGTACGTCGAGCGCGTCGACAGCTACGCCGACCGCGCCGACTCGATGCTGGAACGTCGTCGGCTGTGTTTCGCCGATCTGGCCGCGGAGAACGGCTACGATCGCGCGCTCGGTCGTGAGGTCGCCGACGCGTACGCGGCCGAGCGCGACCACAGCAACGTCCGGTTTCTGGACGGCGCGGTCGAAGCCGTCGAACAGCTTGCCGAGCGCTATCCGCTCGCGATGGTGACCAACGGCGGCCCGGACATGCAGGACCCGAAACTCGAGACGCTCGGCCTCGAACGGTATCTCGATTCCCTCGTCTACGCCGGCTACGAGGTCCCCGCCAAGCCCGATCCGGAGCCGTTCGAGCGCGCGCTCGATGCGCTCGGTGTGTCCGCCGACCGCGCGGTCTACGTCGGCAACAACTACGAGACAGACGTGCTCGGGGCGGCGTCAGCGGATCTCTCGTCGATACTACTCGGAGAGCCGCCCGCCGACGGACCGGTCGAACCGATGTCGACCGTCTCGACGCCCGGGGAGATACCGCGGGCGCTCAAAGGGTCGTTGTCGGACCGACGATAA
- a CDS encoding NADP-dependent malic enzyme, which produces MGLEEDALDYHRRDPPGKIAIETTKPTNTQRDLSLAYSPGVAAPCREIRDAPNSVFEYTAKGNLVAVVSDGSATLGLGDIGPQASKPVMEGKGVLFKRFADIDVFDLELDTDDPDGMVQAIGAMEPTFGGINLEDIKAPECFEVESRLRERLDIPVFHDDQHGTAIISGAALLNAAELAGKDLDELEVVFSGAGASAIASARFYVSLGVERENVTMCDSSGIVTESRAEEVNRFKREFASDRPEGNLADAMEGADVFVGLSVGGIVDQGMIRSMASNPIVFAMANPDPEIGYEEAKAARDDTVIMATGRSDYPNQVNNVLGFPFIFRGALDVRATEIDEAMKVAAARALAELARKDVPDAVVRAYGDEPMQFGPEYIIPKPLDPRVLFEVAPAVAEAAIESGCARTELDLDTYVERLEGRLGKSREMMRVVLNKAKSDPKRVVLAEGDDEKMIRAAYQLVDQGIARPLLIGDRDRIDAVVEALGLSFDPDVLDPSAADLDRYAEWLYERRQRKGVTRREAAELVQNGDYLGSVLVEMDEADALLTGLTHHYPSALRPPLEVVGTAPDAEYAAGVYMLTFKNRVVFCADATVNVDPDADVLAEVTRHTAELARRFNVEPRAALLSYSDFGSVDTEGAAVPRRAAERLRSDPSVDFPVDGEMQADTALVEEMLTESYEFSELDEPANVLIFPNLEAGNIGYKLLQRLGGAEAIGPMLVGMDKPVHIIQRGDEVKDVVNLAGVAVVDAQQE; this is translated from the coding sequence ATGGGACTCGAAGAGGACGCACTCGACTACCACCGCCGGGACCCGCCCGGCAAGATCGCGATCGAGACGACCAAACCGACCAACACCCAGCGCGATCTCTCGCTGGCGTACTCGCCGGGCGTCGCCGCACCCTGCCGGGAGATCCGGGACGCACCGAATTCCGTCTTCGAGTACACCGCGAAGGGGAACCTCGTAGCCGTGGTCTCGGACGGCAGCGCGACGCTCGGGCTGGGTGACATCGGGCCGCAAGCGTCAAAACCCGTCATGGAAGGGAAGGGCGTGCTGTTCAAGCGGTTCGCCGACATCGACGTCTTCGACCTGGAACTGGACACCGACGACCCCGACGGGATGGTGCAGGCGATCGGGGCGATGGAGCCGACCTTCGGCGGGATCAACCTCGAGGACATCAAGGCTCCGGAGTGTTTCGAGGTCGAATCGCGCTTGCGCGAGCGACTGGATATCCCGGTCTTCCACGACGACCAGCACGGGACGGCGATCATCTCCGGTGCGGCGCTGCTCAACGCCGCGGAACTGGCGGGCAAAGATCTCGACGAACTGGAGGTCGTCTTCTCGGGGGCCGGTGCCAGCGCGATCGCCAGCGCGCGGTTTTACGTCTCGCTCGGGGTCGAACGGGAGAACGTCACGATGTGTGACTCCTCGGGAATCGTCACGGAGTCGCGGGCCGAGGAGGTCAACCGCTTCAAACGCGAGTTCGCCAGCGACCGTCCCGAGGGGAATCTGGCGGACGCGATGGAAGGAGCGGACGTGTTCGTCGGGCTGTCGGTCGGCGGGATCGTCGACCAGGGGATGATCCGATCGATGGCCTCGAACCCGATCGTCTTCGCGATGGCCAACCCCGATCCCGAGATCGGCTACGAGGAGGCGAAGGCCGCGCGCGACGACACGGTCATCATGGCGACCGGTCGCTCGGACTACCCCAACCAGGTCAACAACGTGCTCGGATTCCCCTTCATCTTCCGGGGAGCGCTGGACGTGCGAGCGACCGAGATCGACGAAGCCATGAAGGTCGCGGCCGCGCGGGCGCTGGCCGAACTCGCACGGAAAGACGTTCCCGACGCCGTGGTCAGGGCCTACGGCGACGAACCGATGCAGTTCGGCCCGGAGTACATCATTCCCAAGCCGCTGGATCCGCGCGTGCTGTTCGAAGTCGCGCCTGCAGTCGCTGAGGCGGCGATCGAGTCCGGCTGTGCCCGCACCGAACTCGATCTGGATACCTACGTCGAGCGACTGGAGGGACGGCTGGGCAAGTCACGCGAGATGATGCGCGTCGTGTTGAACAAGGCCAAGAGCGACCCCAAACGTGTCGTGCTCGCGGAGGGGGACGACGAGAAGATGATCCGCGCGGCCTACCAGCTCGTCGATCAGGGGATCGCCCGTCCGCTGTTGATCGGCGATCGCGACCGGATCGACGCCGTCGTCGAGGCGCTGGGTCTGTCGTTCGATCCCGACGTGCTCGATCCGTCTGCGGCGGATCTTGACCGCTATGCTGAGTGGCTCTACGAGCGGCGCCAGCGCAAGGGCGTCACCCGGCGGGAAGCCGCCGAACTCGTTCAAAACGGTGACTATCTCGGCAGCGTCCTCGTGGAGATGGACGAGGCCGACGCTCTGTTGACCGGCCTTACCCACCACTACCCGTCGGCGCTGCGCCCGCCGCTCGAGGTCGTCGGCACCGCGCCCGACGCCGAGTACGCCGCCGGCGTATACATGCTGACGTTTAAGAACCGCGTCGTCTTCTGTGCCGACGCGACGGTCAACGTCGACCCCGACGCGGACGTGCTGGCGGAGGTGACTCGACACACGGCCGAACTTGCCCGGCGGTTCAACGTCGAGCCCCGGGCCGCGCTGCTGTCGTACTCGGACTTCGGGAGCGTCGACACCGAGGGAGCCGCCGTCCCGCGCCGCGCGGCCGAGCGACTGCGGTCAGACCCGAGTGTGGACTTCCCCGTCGACGGCGAGATGCAGGCCGACACGGCGCTCGTCGAAGAGATGCTCACCGAGAGCTACGAGTTCTCCGAGCTCGACGAGCCGGCGAACGTGCTGATCTTCCCGAACCTCGAAGCGGGTAATATCGGGTACAAGCTCCTCCAGCGACTGGGCGGGGCCGAGGCGATCGGTCCCATGCTCGTCGGGATGGACAAGCCGGTCCACATCATCCAGCGCGGCGACGAGGTCAAAGACGTCGTCAACCTCGCCGGCGTGGCCGTCGTCGACGCCCAGCAGGAGTGA
- a CDS encoding DUF7090 family protein: MEYTLAIENAPETVPGGTGILLVHPSTGETDRIDTEFLGTDTDHMLIVSTRTSAREVEQKLEHYAVDESKATILDTLSVERGYTRRKTDHIRYVTAPDNLEEVVEKTRKFLEETEGKRRISVDSVTEMAYYADEDSAREAVGELLALLVEYDAVGLFHLAGGVHDDEVLKGYRDLFDGTIDLTEDGTVYTSF; this comes from the coding sequence ATGGAGTACACGCTGGCGATCGAGAACGCGCCGGAAACGGTCCCGGGCGGGACCGGCATCCTGCTTGTCCACCCGAGCACCGGCGAGACCGACCGGATCGACACGGAGTTTCTCGGTACCGACACCGATCACATGCTGATCGTCTCGACGCGGACGAGCGCCCGGGAAGTCGAGCAGAAACTCGAACACTACGCCGTGGACGAATCGAAGGCGACGATTCTCGACACGCTGTCGGTAGAGCGAGGCTACACCCGTCGCAAGACCGACCATATCAGATACGTCACCGCGCCGGACAACCTCGAGGAGGTCGTCGAAAAGACCCGCAAGTTCCTCGAAGAGACCGAAGGCAAGCGCCGAATCTCGGTCGATTCGGTCACCGAGATGGCCTACTACGCCGACGAGGACAGCGCCCGCGAGGCCGTCGGGGAACTGCTCGCCCTGCTCGTCGAATACGACGCCGTGGGACTGTTTCACCTCGCCGGGGGCGTCCACGACGACGAGGTACTCAAAGGCTACCGCGACCTGTTCGACGGCACGATCGACCTCACAGAGGACGGCACTGTTTATACGTCATTCTGA
- a CDS encoding DMT family transporter has product MDSDAPPVPPLAALAVAVVAVSTSAILIRWSRAPSSVAAFYRVLFTTVLLAPLAVVRYRQQFARLSTRDWLVAVASGIALAAHFAAWFESLEWTSVAASVTLVQTQPVFVAVGAVWLLEERLNRSMVLGIAVALIGSVLLSVGDFLSGGAFAGANPLYGDVLALFGAFAAAGYVLAGRSLRQRLPLIPYVIVVYAVSAAGLLVWTVGQGASLGPYPSREWLLFLGMAVGPGIFGHTVVNWALAHVESSVVSVTLVGEPVGSTLLALVLLGEVPAAMTAIGGVVVLAGIVLTARSRPSPG; this is encoded by the coding sequence GTGGACAGTGATGCTCCGCCCGTGCCGCCGCTGGCCGCGCTCGCCGTCGCCGTCGTCGCGGTCAGTACCAGCGCTATCCTGATCCGCTGGAGTCGCGCGCCCTCCTCGGTCGCGGCCTTTTATCGCGTGTTGTTCACGACGGTGCTGCTTGCGCCCCTCGCGGTCGTTCGCTACCGCCAGCAGTTCGCGCGCCTCTCGACGCGCGACTGGCTGGTCGCCGTCGCCTCCGGGATAGCGCTCGCCGCACACTTCGCCGCCTGGTTCGAAAGTCTCGAGTGGACCAGCGTTGCCGCCTCGGTCACGCTCGTCCAGACCCAGCCGGTGTTCGTCGCGGTCGGTGCCGTCTGGCTACTTGAGGAGCGCCTGAACCGGTCGATGGTCCTCGGAATCGCCGTCGCCCTGATCGGGAGCGTCCTCCTGTCGGTCGGCGACTTCCTGTCGGGAGGTGCGTTCGCCGGCGCGAACCCGCTCTATGGCGACGTACTTGCACTGTTTGGGGCGTTCGCTGCTGCGGGGTACGTCCTCGCCGGACGGTCGCTCCGCCAGCGGTTGCCGCTGATCCCGTACGTGATCGTCGTCTACGCCGTCAGCGCCGCGGGACTGCTCGTCTGGACCGTCGGGCAGGGCGCGTCGCTCGGCCCGTATCCGTCCCGGGAATGGCTGCTCTTTCTCGGGATGGCGGTCGGCCCGGGAATCTTCGGGCACACAGTCGTCAACTGGGCGCTCGCGCACGTTGAATCGAGTGTCGTCAGCGTGACGCTGGTCGGCGAACCCGTCGGGAGCACGCTCCTGGCGCTGGTGTTGCTCGGCGAGGTCCCGGCCGCGATGACGGCCATCGGCGGCGTCGTCGTGCTCGCCGGGATCGTCCTGACGGCGCGGTCGCGACCGAGTCCGGGCTAG
- a CDS encoding phosphate-starvation-inducible PsiE family protein, which translates to MADADDPEEIGSDNPVARVTEQFVTYVELVAAAVFAGLFAIGVGDLILQIGESVLSGSITDPRVVISFIDTGLLLLIIVEVYQTVIAYTRKSDTAEIVRLVIYTGVIAMVRKAIVFRAGEYPTTGDALAAAVAYTVLLLGLGVLLVIDRQ; encoded by the coding sequence ATGGCAGACGCGGACGACCCAGAAGAAATCGGTTCTGACAACCCCGTCGCCCGCGTCACCGAACAGTTCGTCACGTACGTCGAACTGGTCGCTGCGGCCGTGTTCGCCGGCCTGTTCGCCATCGGGGTCGGCGATCTCATCCTCCAGATCGGCGAATCCGTCCTGTCGGGGTCGATTACCGATCCGCGCGTCGTCATCAGTTTCATCGATACAGGGTTGCTGTTGCTCATTATCGTCGAAGTCTACCAGACGGTGATCGCGTACACGAGAAAGAGCGACACGGCCGAAATCGTCCGGCTGGTCATCTACACCGGCGTGATCGCGATGGTCCGGAAGGCGATCGTCTTCCGGGCCGGCGAGTACCCGACGACCGGCGACGCACTCGCCGCCGCGGTCGCCTACACCGTACTCCTGCTCGGTCTGGGCGTGTTGCTCGTCATCGATCGCCAGTGA
- a CDS encoding extracellular solute-binding protein has protein sequence MERRRFLLGVGSASLVAGCSSTLLDDGEDKPAGDRRQTETTTEETTSTPTATEDDRTPESAAVRIIADQEFKDAEKAIANALYDAGLSEDIDIEFETMGFTGLRKSTYISALDAGRADPDIFMMDSGWTIPFILRDQLVNLSEELSQDTLDYVRNDYLDSAVQTASDPETGDLYGLPLFTDYPVMHYRKDLVEEAGYDPEGENWATEAMTWQRFSEIAADVWEQSGVEYGFTTQADEYIGLSCCTFNETITSWGGAYFGDHDNLSGPVGDRPVTVNEEPVHSTIKMMRSFAEGPDAENALDGYQQVTTEDIFEFVEEDARGPFASGDAVFMRNWPYAIEATVGYDDSQVTPEMYGTMPLPYAVEEGQGNYEGTGGSSHALGGWHLTINPHSDRKDDAVQVLEAFANEDVMHTILEEVGNLPPDPAVTEQANPDNVGAIGNHLDTLAVAAENTVARPVTAIWSDQSPIIAEEVHAAYRNEKSPERAMSDLEERLLEIENG, from the coding sequence ATGGAACGACGGCGCTTCCTGCTCGGGGTCGGGTCAGCTTCACTCGTGGCCGGGTGTTCGTCGACGCTGCTCGACGACGGGGAAGACAAGCCAGCTGGTGACCGTCGGCAAACTGAAACGACGACAGAAGAGACGACGTCGACGCCGACAGCGACGGAAGACGACAGGACCCCGGAAAGTGCGGCCGTGCGGATCATAGCCGATCAAGAATTCAAGGACGCTGAAAAAGCAATCGCCAACGCGCTATACGACGCCGGTCTCAGCGAGGACATCGACATCGAGTTCGAGACAATGGGTTTCACCGGCCTAAGAAAGAGTACTTATATATCGGCGCTGGACGCCGGTCGGGCCGATCCGGACATTTTCATGATGGACTCGGGATGGACGATCCCGTTCATTCTCCGCGACCAGCTGGTCAACCTGAGCGAGGAGCTGTCTCAGGACACGCTGGATTACGTCCGGAACGACTACCTGGACTCGGCGGTCCAGACGGCGAGCGACCCCGAAACGGGCGACCTCTACGGCCTTCCGCTGTTCACGGACTACCCGGTGATGCACTACCGGAAGGACCTCGTCGAGGAGGCGGGCTACGATCCCGAGGGCGAGAACTGGGCGACGGAGGCGATGACCTGGCAGCGCTTCTCGGAGATCGCCGCCGATGTCTGGGAGCAGAGCGGCGTCGAGTACGGGTTCACGACCCAGGCGGACGAATACATCGGGCTGTCCTGCTGTACGTTCAACGAGACGATAACCTCCTGGGGCGGCGCGTACTTCGGCGACCACGACAACCTTTCCGGCCCGGTCGGCGACCGACCGGTCACCGTCAACGAAGAGCCGGTCCACAGCACGATCAAAATGATGCGGTCGTTCGCCGAGGGGCCCGACGCCGAGAACGCACTTGACGGGTACCAGCAGGTCACGACCGAGGACATCTTCGAGTTCGTCGAAGAAGACGCGCGTGGGCCGTTCGCGAGTGGGGACGCGGTCTTCATGCGCAACTGGCCGTACGCGATCGAGGCGACGGTCGGTTACGATGACTCCCAAGTCACCCCGGAGATGTACGGGACGATGCCGTTGCCCTACGCCGTCGAGGAGGGCCAGGGCAACTACGAGGGAACCGGCGGGTCGAGCCACGCACTCGGCGGCTGGCACCTCACGATCAATCCTCACAGCGATCGGAAGGACGACGCCGTCCAGGTGCTGGAGGCATTCGCCAACGAGGACGTGATGCACACGATTCTAGAGGAGGTCGGCAACCTGCCGCCGGACCCGGCCGTCACGGAGCAGGCGAACCCCGACAACGTCGGCGCGATCGGGAACCACCTCGACACGCTGGCCGTCGCAGCCGAGAACACGGTCGCGCGCCCGGTGACGGCCATCTGGTCCGACCAGAGCCCGATCATCGCCGAAGAGGTCCACGCCGCCTATCGAAACGAGAAGTCCCCCGAGAGAGCCATGTCAGACCTCGAAGAACGGTTGTTGGAGATCGAAAATGGGTGA